A region of Candidatus Defluviilinea gracilis DNA encodes the following proteins:
- a CDS encoding cysteinyl-tRNA synthetase, protein MTIGQIAFLGSGETSLAGGRIFESLAKRINDPLRIALLETPAGFELNSSQVVGKVGEFMKTRLQNYKPIVDVVSARKKNSAFSPDDPEIVKPLLCANMIFMGPGSPTYAIRNLQGTLAWDVIRARHRLGATLIFASAATISIGAHALPVYEIYKVGQDVHAVDGLNLFGDFGLHISFIPHWNNAEGGADLDTSRCFIGMDRFAEWCDLVPVENQTIGLDEHTGLVVDIESNQCEVSGVSSVSIVRECDPEMYPTGSKFKLSELGEVEIPNPLEKDIPPHVWEMVVSAATLGDDNPSDEVTALAEERLAARVNKNWAESDRLRDKISALGWTVQDAKDGYKLVKS, encoded by the coding sequence ATGACGATCGGACAAATCGCATTTCTCGGCTCGGGTGAAACTTCGCTGGCGGGCGGACGTATTTTTGAATCGCTTGCAAAACGGATCAACGATCCGCTTCGCATCGCGTTGCTTGAAACGCCCGCAGGTTTTGAACTGAACTCGTCGCAGGTGGTTGGCAAGGTGGGGGAGTTTATGAAGACTCGTTTGCAAAACTACAAACCTATCGTGGATGTCGTCTCTGCCCGCAAGAAAAATTCCGCGTTCAGCCCCGATGATCCTGAGATCGTAAAGCCATTGTTGTGCGCAAACATGATCTTCATGGGACCGGGCAGTCCCACGTACGCGATTCGCAATTTGCAAGGGACTCTCGCGTGGGATGTGATTCGCGCCCGCCATCGCCTCGGCGCCACGTTGATCTTTGCCTCCGCCGCCACGATTTCCATCGGCGCCCACGCGCTGCCGGTGTATGAAATTTACAAAGTGGGGCAGGACGTTCACGCGGTGGATGGGTTGAACCTCTTCGGCGATTTCGGCTTGCACATTTCATTCATCCCGCATTGGAACAACGCCGAAGGCGGCGCGGACCTCGACACGAGCCGCTGTTTCATCGGCATGGATCGCTTCGCCGAATGGTGCGACCTCGTCCCGGTCGAAAATCAAACCATCGGCTTGGATGAGCACACCGGTCTCGTCGTGGACATTGAGTCGAATCAATGCGAAGTGAGCGGGGTGAGCAGTGTGTCCATTGTCCGCGAATGTGACCCGGAGATGTACCCAACTGGCTCGAAGTTCAAACTGAGCGAGTTGGGCGAGGTGGAGATTCCAAATCCGCTTGAAAAAGATATTCCGCCTCATGTGTGGGAGATGGTTGTCAGCGCGGCGACTCTAGGGGATGACAACCCTTCGGATGAAGTGACCGCGCTGGCGGAAGAACGTCTCGCCGCGCGGGTGAATAAAAATTGGGCAGAGTCGGATCGCCTGCGGGATAAAATTTCCGCGCTGGGGTGGACGGTGCAAGACGCGAAAGATGGATACAAATTAGTGAAATCATAA
- a CDS encoding uracil-DNA glycosylase translates to MKLDELNAEIITCRKCPRLVAWREEVARVKRKAYRDQEYWGKPVPGFGDPKARVLVVGLAPGAHGSNRTGRAFTGDASGGFLYPALHKAGFANQAEATSRSDGLRLNELYITAVARCAPPDNKPSLEELNTCQPYLERELEIIKPKVIVCLGRIAFERILKIYSIRNSEWKFSHGAVYPLPSSSFILHNSSLICSYHPSQQNTLTGRLTVKMFDAIWAKAKELLKQES, encoded by the coding sequence ATGAAACTTGATGAGTTGAATGCCGAGATTATAACCTGCCGCAAATGTCCACGTCTCGTTGCGTGGAGGGAGGAAGTCGCCCGCGTCAAGCGCAAGGCGTATCGCGATCAGGAATATTGGGGCAAGCCGGTGCCGGGATTTGGAGACCCGAAAGCGCGCGTCCTCGTGGTGGGACTCGCCCCCGGCGCGCACGGTTCGAATCGCACTGGACGCGCGTTCACCGGCGACGCGTCGGGCGGGTTTTTGTACCCGGCGTTGCACAAGGCTGGGTTTGCGAATCAGGCTGAGGCGACGTCGAGAAGCGACGGTCTTCGTCTCAACGAGTTATACATCACCGCTGTCGCGCGCTGCGCTCCGCCAGATAACAAGCCGAGTCTCGAAGAATTGAATACCTGCCAGCCGTATCTCGAACGTGAATTGGAAATTATCAAGCCGAAGGTGATCGTTTGTCTTGGTCGTATCGCGTTCGAGAGAATTTTGAAAATCTATTCGATCCGCAATTCGGAATGGAAATTTTCTCATGGAGCGGTGTATCCATTGCCGTCTTCATCTTTCATCCTTCATAATTCATCCTTGATCTGCTCCTATCATCCCAGCCAGCAAAATACGTTGACTGGGAGGCTGACCGTGAAAATGTTCGATGCGATTTGGGCGAAAGCAAAAGAATTGCTGAAACAAGAATCGTAA
- a CDS encoding patatin-like phospholipase family protein, which translates to MKPLRKNVAIAIDGGGVRGIIPAKALTMLEAEVGKSVHQIFRLCAGTSTGSMLAAGIASGADATSLLQLYLNMCPVLFRRSFWTMLWLVRGYRYSREPLVQQFGEIVKGKTLGDLWNASPSTALVTTTYDLVSNRTRFIKSWSEEYQSWSVLDAVLASSAAPTYFPVLDGRFTDGGIGSYDNPCFLAAYELTHILHWKHSETTLISLGTGRAPEHIKVGEPTRYSAIQWLPKVLETHSQDASDQQIILVKTMYPDLDFRRYQVDLKEPIAVDDYHKSPELLIYGEEMGNHLLKDQVDEAEMAPAPRVPKMNKAQTTKSASRRRTNRSDNPR; encoded by the coding sequence ATGAAGCCTTTGCGTAAAAACGTTGCCATTGCGATCGACGGAGGCGGCGTTCGCGGCATCATCCCAGCCAAAGCCCTGACCATGCTGGAGGCTGAGGTCGGCAAATCAGTTCATCAGATCTTCCGACTGTGCGCCGGAACGTCCACGGGTTCGATGCTGGCGGCGGGAATCGCAAGCGGCGCGGACGCAACGAGCCTCCTTCAACTCTATCTTAATATGTGTCCCGTTTTGTTTCGCAGATCATTCTGGACAATGTTGTGGCTGGTTCGCGGCTATCGCTATTCGCGCGAACCGCTCGTTCAGCAATTTGGAGAGATCGTGAAGGGCAAGACTCTCGGCGACTTGTGGAACGCATCCCCTTCGACCGCGCTAGTGACAACCACCTACGACCTCGTCTCGAATCGAACGCGTTTTATCAAATCGTGGTCGGAAGAATATCAGAGTTGGAGCGTGCTAGATGCCGTCCTCGCTTCGTCCGCCGCGCCTACTTATTTTCCAGTTTTAGACGGCCGCTTCACTGACGGGGGAATCGGCTCGTATGACAACCCCTGCTTCTTAGCCGCCTATGAGCTGACACATATCCTGCATTGGAAACATAGCGAGACCACGCTCATCAGCCTCGGCACCGGGCGCGCCCCCGAACATATCAAAGTGGGCGAACCGACTCGCTACAGCGCGATCCAATGGCTGCCAAAAGTTCTTGAAACACACTCACAAGACGCCAGCGACCAACAGATCATTCTGGTGAAAACCATGTATCCCGACCTGGATTTTCGGCGTTATCAGGTCGATCTGAAAGAACCCATCGCCGTGGACGATTACCACAAGTCGCCCGAACTGCTGATCTATGGCGAAGAAATGGGGAATCATTTGCTAAAGGATCAAGTTGATGAAGCCGAGATGGCGCCTGCTCCGCGAGTGCCCAAGATGAACAAAGCGCAGACTACAAAATCAGCATCGCGTCGCCGAACGAATAGAAGCGATAACCCTCGCTGA